The following are from one region of the Hydrogenophaga sp. BPS33 genome:
- a CDS encoding CaiB/BaiF CoA transferase family protein, which produces MGLLTGMRVLSIEQYGAGPFGTQLLAGMGAEVIKVEQPHEQGDVSRQVGPWFDRSLPASAQSLFFQSLNCGKKSISVDLMHKEGRQLLMELAPSCDVVASNLRGDVPQRLGLTYAQLAPANPRLVCAHLTGYGREGERANWPGYDYLMQAEAGYFSLTGEPDSAPSRMGLSIIDYMSGVMLSLAITSALLDVQRGGVGRDVDVALFDVALFNLNYLASWYLNSEAETGRQPRSAHPSMTPCQLYRTRDGWIYLMCNKEKFWRNLCECLERPQWLADARFTGFAERLQHRDVLGAMLDGVLVERDTAEWMALFAGRVPAAPILSVAQALDSPFAQARDAIATVRTPEGHALRMVRSPLRVGDPQDVAGGAAPTLGQHTDEILLGAGVDAARLARLKALGVL; this is translated from the coding sequence ATGGGTCTGCTGACGGGCATGCGGGTTCTTTCCATCGAGCAATATGGTGCTGGGCCGTTCGGCACGCAGTTGCTCGCGGGCATGGGGGCCGAGGTCATCAAGGTGGAGCAACCGCATGAGCAAGGCGATGTCTCGCGCCAGGTGGGGCCTTGGTTCGACAGGTCCTTGCCGGCATCGGCGCAAAGCCTGTTCTTCCAAAGCCTGAACTGCGGCAAGAAGAGCATCTCTGTGGATCTCATGCACAAGGAGGGGCGCCAATTGCTGATGGAGCTCGCGCCCTCGTGCGACGTGGTCGCCAGCAACTTGCGCGGCGACGTGCCGCAGCGCCTGGGCCTGACCTACGCGCAACTGGCGCCGGCCAACCCGCGTCTGGTATGTGCCCACCTGACCGGTTATGGCCGCGAGGGCGAGCGCGCCAACTGGCCGGGCTACGACTACCTGATGCAGGCGGAGGCCGGCTACTTCTCGCTCACGGGCGAGCCCGACTCGGCACCTTCGCGCATGGGGCTGTCCATCATCGACTACATGAGCGGCGTGATGCTCTCCCTGGCCATCACCAGTGCCCTGTTGGATGTGCAGCGCGGCGGCGTCGGGCGCGACGTCGATGTGGCGCTCTTCGACGTGGCGCTGTTCAACCTGAACTACCTGGCGAGCTGGTACCTCAACAGCGAAGCCGAGACCGGGCGCCAGCCGCGCTCGGCGCACCCATCGATGACGCCGTGCCAGCTCTATCGCACGCGCGACGGCTGGATCTACCTGATGTGCAACAAGGAGAAGTTCTGGCGCAACCTGTGCGAGTGCCTGGAGCGCCCGCAGTGGCTTGCCGATGCCCGCTTCACGGGGTTTGCCGAGCGCCTGCAGCACCGCGACGTGCTCGGGGCCATGCTGGATGGCGTGCTGGTGGAACGCGATACGGCCGAGTGGATGGCGCTGTTCGCCGGCCGCGTGCCGGCGGCGCCCATCCTTTCCGTGGCGCAGGCCCTGGACTCGCCGTTCGCGCAGGCCCGGGACGCCATCGCGACCGTGCGCACACCCGAGGGACACGCGCTGCGCATGGTGCGCTCCCCCTTGCGCGTGGGCGATCCGCAGGATGTGGCGGGTGGCGCGGCGCCCACGCTGGGGCAACACACCGATGAGATCCTTCTCGGTGCCGGCGTGGACGCGGCTCGGCTGGCCAGACTCAAGGCCCTGGGTGTGCTCTAG
- a CDS encoding nucleotidyltransferase domain-containing protein has translation MTSQTSISSKTADALFPKVRQRVLAVLFGTPDRSYYANELIDLAQSGKGAVQRELAGLCDAGLITSRKQGNQKHYQANPDSAVYTEIRGLVLKTMGLADVLHSALMPIAPQIRQAFVYGSMARQEDTASSDVDLMIVSPSLGYGDVFATLEGAQSTLARSVNPTIYTPEEFERRVAEDNAFVTRVMEQPKIWLIEAKKQDHDKGT, from the coding sequence ATGACATCACAAACTTCCATTTCATCAAAGACCGCCGACGCCCTTTTCCCCAAGGTCCGGCAACGGGTACTGGCTGTCCTCTTCGGCACGCCAGATCGCAGCTACTACGCCAACGAGTTGATCGACCTGGCCCAGTCTGGCAAGGGAGCCGTGCAGCGCGAACTCGCAGGTCTGTGTGATGCCGGGCTGATCACGTCGCGCAAGCAAGGCAACCAGAAACACTATCAAGCCAACCCGGACTCAGCCGTGTACACCGAGATACGTGGACTGGTACTCAAGACCATGGGTTTGGCCGATGTGTTGCATTCCGCGCTGATGCCCATAGCCCCTCAGATTCGGCAAGCGTTCGTGTACGGCTCCATGGCTCGACAGGAGGACACCGCGAGCAGCGACGTGGACTTGATGATCGTGAGTCCGTCTCTGGGCTACGGCGATGTGTTCGCCACGTTGGAAGGCGCCCAGTCCACGCTCGCTCGCTCGGTGAATCCCACGATCTACACACCAGAGGAATTTGAACGGCGGGTGGCAGAGGACAACGCCTTCGTCACACGGGTCATGGAGCAGCCCAAGATATGGCTGATCGAAGCAAAGAAACAAGACCATGACAAAGGCACTTGA
- a CDS encoding phage holin family protein: MLANLTPFLLHWALTAFALWVASHVFKGMQFSSTSSLVISALLLGLANAVVRPLLVFLTLPLTVLTFGLFLLVINALMLLLVAKLVEGFKINGFWTAFWASLFMAVLSFVLGAFLLGGSPEFTIDTGPTPGSVWL; the protein is encoded by the coding sequence ATGCTCGCCAACCTCACCCCCTTCCTCCTCCACTGGGCCCTCACCGCGTTCGCGCTCTGGGTGGCGAGCCACGTCTTCAAGGGCATGCAGTTCAGCAGCACGTCCTCGCTGGTGATCTCGGCCCTGCTGCTCGGCCTGGCCAACGCGGTCGTGCGGCCCTTGCTGGTGTTCCTGACCCTGCCCTTGACGGTGCTCACCTTCGGGCTGTTTCTGCTCGTCATCAACGCGCTGATGCTGTTGCTGGTGGCCAAGCTGGTCGAAGGCTTCAAGATCAACGGGTTCTGGACGGCGTTCTGGGCCAGCCTGTTCATGGCGGTGCTGAGCTTTGTGCTGGGCGCGTTTTTGCTGGGTGGATCGCCGGAGTTCACCATCGACACCGGGCCGACGCCGGGGTCGGTCTGGCTCTGA
- a CDS encoding Bug family tripartite tricarboxylate transporter substrate binding protein, whose translation MKRRLALGAVGAAAAWSLSPAALSQTASSARFPSRPVRLIIPFAAGQGSDLLARALSDRLAKAWGQPVVVENRPGANGAIALQEVAKSAPDGHTLLLTSNSPLVINPNLYKKLAYDVARDFKPITMMALTDMVLVVHPSFAGRTWKEVAATIKAHPGRFSYGSPGTGSTSNLCMEIFKQEIGGDVVHAPYKGSAPAMVDLMSGTLHLMIDALPSALPHIRTGRVRAIGLTGTKPSSLAPEIPTSADAGLQHLPEGAWYGILAQGGTSEATVSAIYAQLRDILAQPDMQQRIRDQGLENTASLTPAQFADFIARDTQYWEKNTRRLGVFQSE comes from the coding sequence ATGAAACGAAGACTCGCTCTGGGCGCCGTGGGCGCCGCCGCCGCCTGGTCTCTGTCACCAGCCGCGCTTTCGCAAACCGCCAGCAGCGCGCGATTTCCCTCTCGCCCCGTGCGGCTGATCATTCCTTTCGCCGCCGGACAGGGCTCGGACCTGCTGGCGCGCGCCCTCAGCGACCGACTGGCCAAGGCATGGGGACAACCGGTGGTGGTCGAGAACCGCCCGGGTGCGAACGGCGCCATCGCCTTGCAGGAAGTCGCCAAGAGCGCGCCGGATGGCCACACCTTGCTGCTGACGTCCAACTCGCCGCTGGTGATCAACCCCAACCTCTACAAGAAGCTCGCCTACGACGTGGCGCGCGACTTCAAGCCCATCACGATGATGGCGTTGACGGACATGGTCCTGGTCGTGCACCCCAGCTTCGCGGGCCGGACCTGGAAAGAAGTGGCGGCCACGATCAAGGCCCATCCCGGGCGCTTCAGCTATGGATCGCCCGGCACCGGTTCGACCAGCAACCTGTGCATGGAAATCTTCAAACAGGAGATCGGTGGCGACGTGGTCCACGCCCCGTACAAGGGCAGCGCGCCCGCCATGGTCGACCTGATGAGCGGCACGCTCCACCTCATGATCGACGCCTTGCCCAGCGCGCTGCCGCATATCCGCACCGGTCGCGTGCGGGCCATCGGCCTGACGGGCACCAAACCCTCCAGCCTGGCGCCGGAGATCCCCACCTCGGCGGATGCTGGCCTGCAGCACCTGCCCGAGGGTGCGTGGTACGGCATCCTGGCGCAAGGTGGCACCAGCGAGGCCACCGTCAGCGCCATCTATGCACAGCTGCGCGACATCCTGGCCCAACCGGACATGCAGCAACGCATCCGGGACCAGGGCCTGGAAAACACAGCGTCACTCACGCCCGCGCAGTTCGCGGACTTCATCGCGCGCGACACGCAGTACTGGGAAAAGAACACACGCCGGCTGGGGGTCTTCCAGAGCGAATGA
- a CDS encoding P-loop ATPase, Sll1717 family: MGQIGRIAKIQEEINGKKDVGASFRFKNNDRIGEAAAESDEKFLFECFVDSGDIDLLSDCSAPQRIIVGRTGSGKSALIKVLESREDHVINLVPEQLALSYLSNSEVLRFFENAGANLDLFYQLLWRHVLTVELLKYKYKITNESSQRSFLSSLTNIFSRDKTKEQAITYLRDWGENFWNETEYRVKEITEKIENDLRASLGANGLGAKLEAGASQKLTAEEKLEVISRGSRVVSQVQIRALSDVIKLLADEIFSDDQEAHFVVIDDLDTKWVEDPLKYKLIRALIETVKTFRQIQNVKIVVSLRLDLLQRVISATRDSGFQSEKYEALYLKIAWRAPQLIELINRRVAHLVKQRYTSRAILLDELFPKRVGHISFSDYLIQRTFLRPRDAIIFVNECIARASDRGQISTQIVHDAEGSYSQKRIDSLQEEWSGMYPYVADYIKIFSRRPVQQKISEFSEESIREWLYDVLLRHEGSSDPVVMVARAHINDGKPSHFKFLLTLFDSLYCVGAVGIKPDAGSPEYWSYYSEHSPGEGSLKPASVIKLHPTFWRAVGARPN; the protein is encoded by the coding sequence TTGGGGCAAATAGGCAGGATTGCCAAAATTCAGGAAGAGATCAATGGAAAAAAAGACGTTGGTGCGTCGTTCAGATTCAAAAACAATGATCGAATAGGAGAGGCGGCTGCAGAATCTGACGAAAAATTTCTCTTTGAATGCTTCGTGGATAGTGGCGACATAGATTTGCTATCAGACTGCTCTGCGCCACAAAGAATAATAGTTGGTAGAACTGGTTCTGGCAAAAGCGCGTTGATTAAGGTCCTCGAGTCCCGGGAGGATCATGTCATAAACCTTGTACCAGAACAACTGGCGCTTAGCTACCTCTCAAATTCAGAGGTATTGAGGTTTTTTGAAAATGCAGGCGCGAATCTAGATTTATTCTACCAACTGCTATGGCGCCACGTATTGACAGTTGAACTTTTGAAATACAAATACAAAATCACCAATGAATCCTCGCAACGCTCCTTTCTGAGTTCTCTCACCAACATTTTTTCTCGAGACAAAACCAAAGAGCAAGCCATCACGTATCTGCGGGATTGGGGCGAAAATTTTTGGAACGAAACTGAGTATAGAGTTAAAGAGATTACAGAAAAAATTGAAAATGACTTAAGAGCATCGCTTGGAGCCAATGGACTAGGTGCCAAATTGGAAGCAGGTGCATCCCAAAAGCTGACGGCAGAAGAAAAGCTCGAAGTGATATCGCGAGGATCCCGGGTTGTCAGTCAAGTCCAGATAAGAGCCTTGTCTGACGTAATAAAACTACTCGCCGATGAGATTTTTTCAGATGACCAAGAAGCACATTTTGTCGTCATCGATGATCTTGACACGAAGTGGGTAGAGGATCCGTTGAAATACAAATTAATTCGCGCACTCATTGAGACCGTCAAAACTTTTCGCCAAATTCAAAATGTGAAAATCGTTGTCTCTCTGCGCTTAGACTTACTTCAACGAGTAATTTCCGCAACGCGAGACTCAGGTTTCCAATCAGAAAAATACGAAGCTTTGTATCTAAAGATTGCTTGGCGAGCACCACAACTAATCGAATTAATAAACAGGCGAGTTGCACATTTGGTAAAGCAGCGCTATACATCACGCGCCATCCTACTCGATGAACTCTTCCCCAAAAGGGTGGGGCATATTTCATTCTCAGACTACCTCATACAAAGAACATTCCTTCGCCCCAGAGATGCGATTATCTTCGTTAACGAATGTATCGCTCGAGCATCAGATCGTGGACAAATATCCACCCAAATCGTACATGATGCAGAGGGGTCATATTCTCAAAAAAGAATTGACTCTTTACAAGAAGAATGGTCTGGCATGTATCCCTATGTTGCGGACTATATTAAGATCTTTTCTCGGCGCCCTGTGCAGCAGAAAATTAGTGAATTTAGCGAAGAAAGCATTCGAGAATGGCTGTACGACGTCCTATTACGGCATGAAGGATCAAGCGATCCAGTTGTGATGGTCGCTCGCGCTCACATCAACGATGGGAAACCAAGTCATTTTAAGTTTTTACTGACCCTGTTCGACAGCCTTTATTGTGTTGGAGCGGTTGGAATAAAACCAGACGCGGGCAGCCCCGAATACTGGTCATACTATTCTGAACACAGTCCTGGCGAGGGGTCATTAAAGCCCGCCTCGGTCATAAAATTACATCCTACGTTTTGGCGCGCCGTCGGGGCGAGGCCAAACTGA
- a CDS encoding DEAD/DEAH box helicase, translated as MATLIPALGSCVSRMTTGERRLAERLEQKLEDDYLLWYDVPIGPKHTYPDFVVLHPRRGLLILETKDWRLETVQRATRQAWEIVPDGTLKVVMNPLAQARHCAIQVVNALERDPQLIQSSGPHQGKLAFPWGHGVVFTRITRAQFEAAGLADAIDPHLVICADEMVEAADAEAFQQRLWNMFPHAFGNKALSLPQIDRARWIMFPEVRVPVQGALFAAEDDDAAELPNIMRVMDLQQEQLARSLGEGHRVIHGVAGSGKTMLLGYRAEHLAKAQTADSKPVLILCYNEPLAKQLARVMALKGIADRVHAVHFHKWCRDQLVAYGQGLPPQGLPREVFFDDMVQRVINGVDRSQIPGGQYLAVLIDEGHDFAPEWFKLVVQMVDPSTNSLLVLYDDAQSIYDRRKKREGAGTFSFKSVGIQAQGRTTILKINYRNTRQILETASRVAADLLTAEDKDDDGVPLLKPMSCGRDGQAPLIIRLPSVREEAQQVVELMASAHQEGHAWGDMAILCRHYGEMDVCAHALRQRRLPHQVRKGSSTPFDPSADCIKVMTMHASKGLEFPVVALVGVGHMPARGEDEREEARLFYVGATRATQRLIVGAGGEGRFGDRLAG; from the coding sequence ATGGCCACCCTCATCCCCGCTCTTGGCAGTTGTGTGTCTCGCATGACCACGGGTGAGCGGCGGCTGGCGGAGCGGCTTGAACAGAAGCTCGAGGACGACTACCTGCTGTGGTACGACGTGCCCATCGGGCCGAAGCACACATACCCCGATTTCGTCGTTCTGCACCCGCGACGTGGGTTGCTGATTCTGGAAACGAAGGACTGGCGCCTCGAAACCGTCCAGCGTGCCACACGCCAGGCTTGGGAGATCGTGCCCGATGGGACGTTGAAGGTGGTCATGAACCCGCTCGCGCAAGCGCGGCACTGCGCCATTCAGGTCGTCAACGCGCTGGAGCGTGATCCGCAACTCATCCAGTCCAGCGGCCCCCACCAGGGCAAACTGGCATTTCCGTGGGGCCATGGCGTGGTTTTCACGCGCATCACGCGCGCTCAGTTCGAGGCCGCAGGTCTGGCCGATGCCATCGACCCACACCTGGTGATCTGTGCCGACGAAATGGTGGAGGCCGCGGACGCCGAGGCGTTCCAGCAACGCTTGTGGAACATGTTCCCGCACGCCTTCGGCAACAAGGCGCTCAGCCTGCCGCAAATCGACCGTGCCCGCTGGATCATGTTCCCCGAAGTGCGTGTGCCGGTGCAGGGTGCCCTGTTCGCTGCCGAAGACGATGACGCGGCCGAACTGCCCAACATCATGCGCGTGATGGACCTGCAACAAGAGCAGCTTGCACGCAGCCTGGGCGAAGGACACCGCGTCATCCATGGCGTGGCCGGTTCGGGCAAGACCATGTTGCTGGGCTACCGTGCCGAGCACCTGGCCAAGGCGCAGACGGCCGACAGCAAACCCGTTCTCATCCTCTGCTACAACGAGCCCTTGGCCAAACAACTGGCACGCGTGATGGCGCTCAAAGGCATTGCCGATCGTGTGCATGCCGTGCACTTTCACAAGTGGTGCCGCGATCAGTTGGTGGCGTACGGGCAAGGCTTGCCGCCCCAGGGCTTGCCCAGAGAGGTCTTCTTTGACGACATGGTCCAGCGTGTCATCAACGGTGTGGATCGAAGTCAGATTCCTGGCGGCCAGTATTTGGCGGTGCTGATCGACGAAGGCCACGACTTTGCCCCCGAATGGTTCAAGCTGGTTGTGCAGATGGTGGACCCGAGCACCAACAGCCTGCTCGTGCTGTACGACGACGCGCAGAGCATCTACGATCGCAGGAAGAAGCGCGAAGGCGCAGGCACTTTCAGCTTCAAGAGCGTGGGCATTCAGGCCCAGGGCCGCACCACCATTCTCAAGATCAACTACCGCAACACCCGGCAGATTCTGGAGACGGCAAGTCGGGTCGCGGCCGATCTGTTGACGGCCGAAGACAAGGACGACGATGGCGTTCCCCTGCTCAAACCCATGAGTTGTGGGCGCGATGGCCAGGCGCCCCTGATCATCCGCTTGCCTTCCGTGCGCGAAGAAGCGCAGCAGGTGGTGGAGCTCATGGCCAGTGCGCACCAGGAGGGCCACGCCTGGGGCGACATGGCGATTCTGTGCCGGCACTACGGCGAGATGGACGTGTGTGCGCATGCGCTGCGGCAGCGGCGCTTGCCGCACCAGGTGCGCAAAGGTTCGAGCACGCCGTTCGACCCCTCCGCCGATTGCATCAAGGTGATGACGATGCACGCCAGCAAGGGCCTGGAGTTTCCGGTGGTTGCCCTGGTGGGCGTGGGGCACATGCCCGCGCGCGGCGAAGACGAGCGGGAGGAGGCGCGGCTGTTTTATGTGGGGGCCACGCGGGCGACGCAGCGATTGATCGTGGGGGCCGGTGGCGAGGGGCGGTTCGGGGATCGGCTGGCGGGCTGA
- a CDS encoding DUF2157 domain-containing protein encodes MNNNENPDTVPAVEPTRWEITQAEDVFLPSVRVQIGWSDVEAAVARGAVLQSEAHALWASWATPGSPLRVVASSACGVPTAAQLAQEDAAVPPLAPHLAPSQRAPLDRGPVFSFTNTLYYFGGLLAIGAMTLFMSLGWELFGAWGVFALALGYFTGALLVARNLLQKGLRTPAGILATLAVCLVPLAVWAFQVGIGLWPDGGSDSYRDFHHIVDWRWLMLEFATLIAAVVLLYRYKLPFMVMPVAVTIWYLCMDVSHMLMQQAGLDWELVRDMSLVFGLATCALAVWVDLRSRTAENAEDRQDFAFWLYLFGAVMFWAGLSLRESESEWNKLLYALINVFLVFLGAAIGRRVFTVLGGIGVAGYLGHLAYRVFADSLLFPFALTLLGLAVVALGIWWQRNEARIHARLAGWLPGALRPLAEVAGRG; translated from the coding sequence ATGAACAACAACGAGAACCCGGATACCGTCCCCGCTGTCGAGCCAACACGCTGGGAAATTACCCAGGCCGAGGACGTGTTCCTGCCTTCGGTGCGGGTGCAGATCGGCTGGAGCGATGTGGAAGCGGCCGTGGCGCGCGGGGCGGTACTGCAGAGCGAGGCGCATGCGCTGTGGGCGTCGTGGGCCACCCCGGGCAGCCCGTTGCGGGTGGTGGCGAGCAGCGCCTGCGGCGTGCCCACGGCGGCTCAACTGGCGCAGGAGGATGCCGCCGTACCGCCCCTTGCGCCGCATCTCGCACCGTCCCAGCGCGCCCCACTGGACCGCGGCCCGGTCTTCAGTTTCACCAACACGCTGTATTACTTCGGTGGTCTGCTGGCCATTGGCGCGATGACGCTGTTCATGTCGCTGGGATGGGAGCTGTTCGGTGCCTGGGGCGTTTTCGCGCTGGCGCTGGGCTATTTCACCGGCGCCTTGCTCGTGGCCCGCAACCTGCTGCAGAAGGGCTTGCGAACACCCGCAGGCATTCTGGCCACGCTGGCCGTGTGCCTGGTGCCGCTAGCGGTGTGGGCGTTCCAGGTGGGCATCGGCCTGTGGCCCGATGGCGGCTCGGACAGCTACCGCGATTTCCACCACATCGTCGACTGGCGCTGGCTCATGCTGGAGTTCGCCACGCTGATCGCCGCCGTGGTGCTCCTGTACCGCTACAAGCTGCCGTTCATGGTGATGCCGGTGGCGGTGACCATCTGGTACCTCTGCATGGACGTGTCGCACATGCTGATGCAGCAGGCGGGCCTGGACTGGGAATTGGTGCGCGACATGTCGCTGGTGTTCGGGTTGGCCACCTGCGCCCTTGCCGTGTGGGTGGACTTGCGCAGCCGCACCGCCGAGAACGCCGAGGACCGGCAGGACTTCGCCTTCTGGCTGTACCTGTTCGGCGCGGTCATGTTCTGGGCCGGCTTGAGCCTGCGCGAGAGCGAGTCCGAGTGGAACAAGCTGCTGTATGCGCTGATCAACGTCTTCCTGGTGTTCCTGGGCGCGGCCATCGGCCGGCGCGTGTTCACGGTGTTGGGCGGCATCGGCGTGGCCGGCTACTTGGGGCATCTGGCCTACCGGGTGTTCGCCGACAGCCTGCTGTTCCCGTTCGCCCTCACCTTGCTCGGGCTGGCCGTGGTGGCGTTGGGCATCTGGTGGCAGCGCAACGAGGCGCGCATCCACGCACGCCTGGCAGGCTGGTTGCCCGGGGCGCTGCGCCCGCTGGCCGAGGTGGCAGGCCGGGGTTGA
- a CDS encoding glutamine--tRNA ligase/YqeY domain fusion protein: protein MSSTHPANTSAAEGEPKVSNFLRQIIENDLDKGTYQSRRWAGSPGDAAHQEAGQPDPARIRTRFPPEPNGYLHVGHAKSICLNFGLARDYGGICHLRFDDTNPEKEDTEYVNSIIDAVKWLGFDWQAQGTTHLYQASDYFDFMYRAAEYLVQNGHAYVDEQTTEQMRANRGDFGKPGVDSPFRSRTPAENLARLREMRDGQHEDGSMVLRAKIDMASPNINLRDPAIYRIRRATHHNTGDKWCIYPMYTYAHPIEDALEQITHSICTLEFEDQRPFYDWLLARLCEGGLLKSPPPRQYEFARLNLTYVITSKRKLAQLVYDHKVSGWDDPRMPTIVGLRRRGYTPESILLFAERIGVTKSDSWIDYSTLESCLREDLENKAHRGMAVLDPVKLVLTNWAEVFGSDGYTEDCTQPALPHSAIAEGQTPPPDRVFKIGKEVWIEREDFEEVPPKGYKRLFPGNVVRLKGGYVIECTGAGAKDANGQVTEVHAKVIAGTKSGTPGADSVKAKAAITWVSVASGVPAEVRLYDRLFLDPHPDAGGKDFIEALNPNSLKVVTAYVEPSLANAKPDEKFQFERHGYFVADRVDHAVGKPVFNRATGLKDSWGK, encoded by the coding sequence ATGAGCTCCACCCACCCTGCCAACACATCCGCCGCCGAAGGCGAACCCAAGGTCAGCAACTTCCTGCGCCAGATCATCGAGAACGACCTGGACAAAGGCACCTACCAGAGCCGCCGCTGGGCCGGCAGCCCCGGCGACGCGGCCCACCAGGAAGCCGGCCAGCCCGACCCGGCCAGGATCCGCACCCGCTTTCCGCCCGAACCCAACGGCTACCTGCACGTTGGCCACGCCAAGAGCATCTGCCTGAACTTCGGGCTGGCGCGCGACTACGGCGGCATCTGCCACCTGCGTTTCGACGACACCAACCCGGAAAAGGAAGACACCGAATACGTCAACAGCATCATCGACGCGGTGAAGTGGCTCGGTTTCGACTGGCAGGCACAGGGCACCACCCACCTCTACCAGGCCAGCGACTATTTCGACTTCATGTACCGCGCGGCCGAATACCTGGTGCAAAACGGCCATGCCTACGTCGACGAGCAGACCACCGAACAGATGCGCGCCAACCGGGGCGATTTCGGCAAACCCGGCGTCGACAGCCCGTTTCGCAGCCGCACGCCGGCCGAGAACCTGGCGCGTTTGCGCGAAATGCGCGACGGCCAGCACGAAGACGGCAGCATGGTGCTGCGCGCCAAGATCGACATGGCCAGCCCCAACATCAACCTGCGCGACCCGGCGATCTACCGCATCCGCCGGGCCACGCACCACAACACCGGGGACAAGTGGTGCATCTACCCGATGTACACCTACGCGCACCCGATCGAAGACGCGCTGGAGCAGATCACCCACAGCATCTGCACGCTGGAATTCGAAGACCAGCGCCCGTTCTACGACTGGCTGCTCGCGCGCCTGTGCGAAGGCGGCCTGCTGAAGAGCCCGCCACCGCGCCAATACGAATTCGCGCGGCTCAACCTCACCTACGTCATCACCAGCAAGCGCAAATTGGCGCAACTCGTGTATGACCACAAGGTGAGCGGTTGGGACGACCCGCGCATGCCCACCATCGTCGGCCTGCGCCGGCGCGGCTACACGCCCGAGAGCATCCTGCTGTTTGCCGAGCGCATCGGCGTGACCAAGAGCGACTCCTGGATCGACTACAGCACGCTGGAAAGCTGCTTGCGCGAAGACCTCGAAAACAAGGCCCACCGTGGCATGGCCGTGCTCGACCCGGTCAAGCTGGTGCTGACCAACTGGGCCGAGGTCTTCGGCAGCGATGGCTACACCGAAGACTGCACCCAGCCGGCCCTGCCCCACTCGGCCATCGCCGAAGGCCAGACGCCACCGCCCGACCGCGTCTTCAAGATCGGCAAGGAGGTGTGGATCGAGCGCGAAGACTTCGAAGAAGTGCCGCCCAAGGGCTACAAGCGCCTGTTCCCGGGCAACGTGGTGCGTTTGAAAGGCGGCTACGTGATCGAGTGCACCGGCGCGGGCGCGAAGGATGCGAACGGCCAGGTGACCGAGGTGCACGCCAAGGTGATCGCGGGCACCAAGAGCGGCACGCCCGGCGCGGACAGCGTGAAGGCCAAGGCCGCCATCACCTGGGTGAGCGTGGCCAGTGGCGTGCCCGCAGAAGTTCGGTTGTACGACCGCCTGTTCCTCGACCCGCATCCGGACGCGGGCGGCAAGGACTTCATCGAAGCCCTGAACCCGAACAGTTTGAAGGTCGTGACGGCGTATGTGGAGCCGTCATTGGCGAACGCGAAGCCGGACGAGAAATTCCAGTTCGAGCGGCACGGGTACTTCGTGGCAGACCGGGTGGATCACGCGGTGGGCAAACCGGTGTTCAACCGGGCGACGGGGTTGAAAGATAGTTGGGGCAAATAG